A single genomic interval of Brevundimonas diminuta harbors:
- a CDS encoding MHYT domain-containing protein, with amino-acid sequence MHHLHVNPFTVLSLAIAILGAWTALDLFNRTRDQIGGTRLRWLGVAALALGVSIWSMHFIAMLGFEAEGPVFYDPGLTLVSFLLATTGTSAAFLTAGTAQASPLRLAPAALLMGGSIVAMHYVGMAAMRMNAVLSYQPVLVALSVLVAVAAAYAALIAARQERSLAWRAVAAVILGLAIVSMHHVGMAALILTPIADAGPVEGGASPVVLAVAVTTGAVTLLFLALGASIVDQRANVLAAVDAGGIGFWEATLPMKTTMMSGRAREILSIDADSRLGATEIGDRLSPEDLPLHRQALERALAGEGEYDQEWRLPASGRWIHLRGRLIRSRSGRPIKMSGVITDITDRREAFAALADSERLQRLLINELNHRVKNTLATVQSIAHQTARRTPDVATFTALFEARLVALSNTQNLLTAANWERVDLRAMLAQELAPYAEEQVRLTGPAVELNAQQTLGMGMVFHELAVNAAKYGALSNASGCVRVDWSVAEGHLLLDWVESGGPAVSPPQRKGFGSVLIDSTINRSLHGSAVMTYDPGGASFSLRLPL; translated from the coding sequence TTGCACCATCTTCACGTCAATCCGTTCACCGTCCTGTCATTGGCGATTGCGATCCTGGGCGCGTGGACGGCTCTGGATCTGTTCAACCGAACCCGTGACCAGATCGGTGGGACAAGGTTGCGCTGGCTGGGCGTCGCCGCCTTGGCGTTGGGCGTCAGCATCTGGTCGATGCATTTCATCGCTATGCTGGGGTTCGAGGCCGAAGGACCCGTCTTCTATGATCCCGGCCTGACGCTGGTCTCCTTCCTGCTGGCGACGACCGGCACATCCGCGGCCTTCCTGACGGCGGGGACGGCGCAGGCCAGCCCCTTGCGACTAGCGCCGGCGGCCTTGCTGATGGGCGGGTCCATCGTCGCCATGCACTACGTCGGGATGGCGGCGATGCGGATGAACGCCGTCCTGAGTTACCAGCCCGTGCTTGTCGCCCTGTCTGTGCTGGTTGCGGTCGCCGCCGCCTATGCCGCCCTGATTGCGGCCCGCCAGGAGCGGAGCCTGGCCTGGCGCGCGGTCGCCGCCGTGATCCTGGGTCTGGCCATCGTGTCCATGCACCATGTCGGCATGGCGGCCCTGATCCTGACCCCCATCGCCGACGCAGGGCCGGTGGAGGGCGGAGCGTCGCCGGTGGTCTTGGCGGTCGCGGTGACGACCGGGGCGGTGACGTTGCTGTTTCTCGCGCTGGGCGCCTCGATCGTGGATCAGCGCGCCAATGTCCTGGCGGCCGTGGACGCGGGCGGCATCGGCTTCTGGGAAGCGACCCTGCCGATGAAGACGACGATGATGTCAGGCCGCGCGCGCGAAATCCTGTCCATCGACGCGGATAGCCGTCTGGGAGCCACCGAGATCGGCGACCGTCTGTCGCCCGAGGATCTGCCGCTGCATCGTCAGGCGCTGGAGCGCGCCCTGGCGGGCGAGGGCGAATATGATCAGGAATGGCGTCTGCCGGCCTCGGGCCGCTGGATCCATCTGAGGGGGCGCCTGATCCGCAGTCGTTCGGGCCGGCCGATCAAGATGTCGGGCGTCATCACCGACATCACCGATCGCCGTGAGGCCTTCGCCGCCCTGGCCGACAGCGAACGCTTGCAGCGACTGCTAATCAACGAACTGAATCACCGGGTGAAGAACACCCTGGCCACGGTGCAGTCCATCGCCCACCAGACGGCGCGGCGCACGCCGGATGTCGCCACCTTCACCGCCCTGTTCGAGGCGCGGCTCGTGGCCCTGTCCAACACGCAGAACCTGCTGACGGCCGCGAATTGGGAGCGTGTCGATCTGCGCGCCATGCTGGCTCAGGAACTGGCCCCCTATGCCGAGGAACAGGTTCGCCTGACCGGTCCGGCCGTCGAGCTGAACGCGCAGCAGACCCTGGGCATGGGCATGGTCTTTCACGAACTGGCGGTGAACGCCGCCAAATATGGCGCCCTGTCGAACGCCTCGGGCTGCGTGCGGGTCGACTGGTCCGTGGCGGAAGGCCATCTGCTGCTGGATTGGGTCGAAAGCGGCGGGCCGGCGGTGTCGCCGCCTCAGCGCAAGGGCTTCGGCTCGGTCCTGATCGACTCGACCATCAACCGTTCGCTGCACGGCTCGGCGGTCATGACTTACGACCCGGGGGGCGCCAGTTTCAGCCTCCGGCTTCCGCTCTAG
- a CDS encoding M20/M25/M40 family metallo-hydrolase, which translates to MRWVLFLASLAAAIGLAVLAAQTPKPLPASTPAVQFSAARAMMDVNRIARAPHPVGSAEHRQVQTYLVQRLTALGLQPSLQTGALSPAAVARLEREGGNAGGVQAVNVIGVLPGRNSALPAVAIMAHYDTSPTSPGAADDTSGVAAILEAVRAIKARGGAERTLVVLFTDAEELNLDGARAFFSEHPLRDDIGAVINLEARGGGGRAMMFETGPGNAQTIARYAQATQRATGGPSSNALAIFVYRLMPNGTDFTVAADRKLAGINLAFIGRPAQYHSPSSTPQALDQGSVQHIGSQALEMADDLLRAPALPQATQNAVYADVFGLFVVQHSPAIGWLLLIAGALATTFAAWGARHATGLRALSVVRGATDGLWLLASAVVVGQAVRVLAGPIGRRVDSADLYYTLLRRLPVLEIAVALAMLGLILMLTAGRRLLGQWGAAGVILAAFALSAALGGFSLPVLGATVIALALSLTRPKPQDADAVWGGWLGLIVLALILGGGVQAAAAEAAFLLLWPGLIAALAAASTAVIGARFGSWASFAPAVVATALVGGWLLVQGHGVFLGVGMDMPGAVGPIALMIAMLVRPVAPRSGRALPIFAAASLALAVVVAVGARLVA; encoded by the coding sequence GCCCGCCTCGACGCCTGCGGTCCAGTTCTCGGCCGCGCGCGCGATGATGGACGTGAACCGGATCGCACGAGCGCCGCATCCCGTCGGTTCGGCCGAACATCGGCAGGTTCAGACCTATCTGGTCCAAAGGCTGACGGCGCTGGGGCTTCAGCCCAGCCTGCAGACCGGCGCCCTGTCGCCCGCCGCCGTCGCGCGGCTCGAGCGGGAGGGTGGAAATGCGGGCGGCGTCCAGGCCGTCAATGTCATCGGCGTCCTGCCGGGACGGAATTCGGCCCTGCCTGCCGTGGCCATTATGGCGCATTACGACACCTCGCCGACCTCGCCCGGCGCCGCCGACGACACCTCCGGGGTGGCCGCCATTCTGGAGGCCGTGCGCGCGATCAAGGCGCGGGGCGGGGCAGAGCGGACGCTGGTGGTCCTGTTCACCGACGCCGAAGAACTGAATCTGGACGGGGCGCGGGCCTTCTTCAGCGAACATCCGCTGCGTGACGACATCGGCGCGGTGATCAATCTGGAGGCGCGGGGCGGCGGCGGGCGCGCCATGATGTTCGAGACCGGACCCGGCAACGCCCAGACCATCGCGCGCTACGCCCAGGCGACGCAAAGGGCGACGGGCGGGCCGTCCAGCAACGCCCTGGCCATCTTCGTCTATCGGCTGATGCCCAATGGCACGGACTTCACCGTGGCGGCGGATCGCAAGCTGGCGGGGATCAATCTGGCCTTCATCGGCCGCCCGGCGCAGTACCATTCGCCGTCCTCGACGCCACAGGCGCTGGATCAGGGCAGCGTGCAGCATATCGGCTCCCAGGCGCTGGAAATGGCCGATGACCTTCTGCGGGCGCCAGCCCTGCCGCAGGCGACGCAGAACGCCGTCTATGCCGACGTCTTTGGCCTGTTCGTCGTGCAGCATTCGCCGGCGATCGGCTGGCTGCTGCTGATCGCGGGGGCCCTAGCCACGACCTTCGCCGCCTGGGGCGCGCGCCATGCGACGGGCTTGAGAGCCCTGTCGGTCGTACGCGGCGCAACGGATGGCCTGTGGCTGTTGGCCAGTGCGGTGGTGGTGGGACAGGCGGTGCGCGTCCTGGCCGGGCCGATCGGCCGTCGCGTGGATTCCGCCGACCTCTATTACACCTTGCTGCGTCGCCTGCCGGTTCTCGAAATCGCCGTGGCCCTGGCCATGCTCGGCCTGATTCTGATGCTGACCGCGGGGCGACGCCTGCTGGGCCAATGGGGCGCAGCTGGAGTGATACTGGCCGCATTCGCACTTTCAGCGGCGCTGGGCGGTTTCAGCCTGCCGGTCCTGGGGGCGACGGTGATCGCTCTGGCGCTCAGCCTGACGCGGCCAAAACCGCAGGACGCAGACGCCGTCTGGGGCGGCTGGCTGGGGCTGATCGTCCTGGCCCTGATCCTGGGCGGCGGGGTGCAGGCGGCGGCGGCGGAAGCCGCCTTCCTGCTGCTGTGGCCCGGTCTGATCGCCGCCCTGGCGGCCGCGTCGACGGCGGTGATCGGCGCCCGCTTCGGCTCGTGGGCGTCCTTCGCACCCGCCGTCGTCGCCACAGCCCTGGTCGGCGGGTGGTTGCTGGTTCAGGGGCACGGCGTCTTCCTGGGCGTCGGCATGGACATGCCTGGCGCGGTGGGGCCGATCGCCCTGATGATCGCGATGCTGGTCCGCCCGGTGGCGCCTCGATCGGGGCGGGCCTTGCCGATCTTCGCCGCCGCCAGCCTGGCGCTGGCTGTTGTGGTCGCCGTGGGGGCCAGGTTGGTCGCTTGA